A single window of Hippocampus zosterae strain Florida chromosome 15, ASM2543408v3, whole genome shotgun sequence DNA harbors:
- the wrnip1 gene encoding ATPase WRNIP1 isoform X1: MATDMSGTALDSVQCPVCSKDFTSDAINGHLDVCLLKSNADGGPPMKKLCSEASPKIASGEHHSVVSASYGVFSMFHGNKEKMSHQNDTSASCPNKQADGSAVNKGVKRSFPVQIQTAPRYSGPQKENDGQTINATPNLSLRTLLTSNKPLAEILRPKTMEDYFGQSKVVGEQTILRSLLDCQEIPSLILWGPPGCGKTTLAHIIANNSKKKGTARFVQLSATSASTADVREVIKQSQNELRLFKRRTILFIDEIHRFNKSQQDTFLPHVECGTVTLIGATTENPSFQVNAALLSRCRVIVLEKLSVEAMGSILHRAVAALGITVLEQDQANPEWPDHQADSNEPKVYIEQKALDTITYLCDGDARTGLNSLQLAVQAQISLTRLGVTGPGGSTQEILVTEEHIKEGLQRSHILYDKAGEEHFNCISALHKSMRGSHENAALYWLGRMLEGGEDPLYVARRLVRFASEDVGMADPFALPQAVSTFQACHFIGMPECEVILAQCVTYLSRAAKSIDVYRAYNNVKACLRNHKGPLPPVPLHLRNAPTRLMKQLGYAKGYKYNPAFSAPVEQQYLPEELQGIDFFTWTPSEG, translated from the exons ATGGCGACCGACATGTCAGGCACTGCGTTGGATTCGGTGCAGTGTCCCGTTTGTTCTAAAGACTTCACTTCCGATGCCATTAATGGTCATCTTGACGTTTGTCTACTGAAGAGCAATGCCGACGGTGGACCACCAATGAAGAAGCTATGTTCTGAAGCGTCGCCAAAGATTGCTAGTGGAGAGCACCACTCGGTTGTCTCTGCTTCCTATGGAGTATTCTCCATGTTCCACGGCAACAAGGAGAAAATGTCTCATCAAAATGACACCAGCGCGTCATGCCCCAACAAACAAGCTGATGGCAGCGCAGTCAACAAGGGAGTTAAACGTAGCTTTCCGGTCCAGATCCAAACTGCACCCAGATATTCCGGGCCGCAAAAAGAGAATGACGGACAGACAATAAACGCAACACCTAATTTGAGTCTACGGACGTTGTTAACGTCAAATAAACCTCTGGCGGAGATCCTGAGGCCGAAGACGATGGAGGATTACTTTGGTCAGAGTAAAGTTGTCGGAGAGCAAACCATCCTGCGGTCCCTGTTGGACTGCCAAGAAATACCCTCTCTCATCCTCTGGGGACCACCAGGATGTGGCAAG ACCACTCTAGCTCACATTATcgccaacaacagcaaaaagaaGGGCACTGCTCGCTTCGTGCAGCTTTCCGCCACCAGCGCGTCCACTGCCGATGTACGTGAGGTCATCAAGCAGTCGCAGAACGAACTGCGGCTGTTCAAACGCAGGACCATTCTATTCATCGACGAAATCCACCGCTTCAACAAATCCCAACAG GACACATTCCTTCCTCACGTCGAGTGCGGAACAGTCACTCTGATTGGTGCCACCACGGAGAATCCGTCCTTCCAGGTGAACGCCGCTCTGCTGAGCCGCTGCAGAGTAATCGTCCTTGAGAAGCTCTCGGTCGAGGCGATGGGCTCGATCCTGCACCGGGCGGTGGCGGCGCTGGGGATCACCGTACTGGAACAGGATCAGGCCAATCCCGAATGGCCAGACCACCAAGCGGACTCAAATGA GCCAAAAGTTTACATTGAACAAAAGGCTCTGGACACAATCACCTACCTGTGTGACGGTGACGCTCGGACCGGGCTCAACAGTCTACAGCTGGCCGTTCAGGCTCAGATCAGCTTGACCCGGCTCGGAGTGACAGGACCAGGCGGGTCCACTCAGGAAATCCTTGTGACGGAAGAACACATCAAGGAGGGCCTCCAGAGGTCTCATATTCTCTACGACAAAGCCG GCGAAGAGCATTTCAACTGCATCTCAGCATTGCACAAGTCCATGAGAGGCTCCCATGAGAACGCTGCCCTCTACTGGCTGGGCCGCATGCTGGAAGGCGGCGAGGACCCGCTCTATGTGGCTCGCAGGCTGGTCCGCTTTGCCAGCGAGGACGTGG GTATGGCAGATCCCTTCGCGCTCCCTCAGGCCGTGTCCACTTTCCAGGCCTGTCACTTCATCGGGATGCCAGAATGTGAG GTGATCTTGGCTCAGTGCGTGACCTACCTTTCTCGGGCGGCCAAATCGATAGACGTCTACAGGGCCTACAACAACGTGAAGGCCTGTCTGAGGAACCACAAAGGCCCCCTGCCTCCCGTTCCGCTCCACCTTCGCAACGCACCCACTCGCCTCATGAAGCAGCTGGGCTACGCTAAGGGCTACAAGTACAACCCTGCCTTCAGCGCTCCAGTGGAGCAGCAGTACTTGCCCGAGGAGTTGCAGGGTATCGACTTCTTCACCTGGACGCCATCAGAAGGGTGA
- the wrnip1 gene encoding ATPase WRNIP1 isoform X2 has translation MATDMSGTALDSVQCPVCSKDFTSDAINGHLDVCLLKSNADGGPPMKKLCSEASPKIASGEHHSVVSASYGVFSMFHGNKEKMSHQNDTSASCPNKQADGSAVNKGVKRSFPVQIQTAPRYSGPQKENDGQTINATPNLSLRTLLTSNKPLAEILRPKTMEDYFGQSKVVGEQTILRSLLDCQEIPSLILWGPPGCGKTTLAHIIANNSKKKGTARFVQLSATSASTADVREVIKQSQNELRLFKRRTILFIDEIHRFNKSQQDTFLPHVECGTVTLIGATTENPSFQVNAALLSRCRVIVLEKLSVEAMGSILHRAVAALGITVLEQDQANPEWPDHQADSNEPKVYIEQKALDTITYLCDGDARTGLNSLQLAVQAQISLTRLGVTGPGGSTQEILVTEEHIKEGLQRSHILYDKAGEEHFNCISALHKSMRGSHENAALYWLGRMLEGGEDPLYVARRLVRFASEDVWQIPSRSLRPCPLSRPVTSSGCQNVR, from the exons ATGGCGACCGACATGTCAGGCACTGCGTTGGATTCGGTGCAGTGTCCCGTTTGTTCTAAAGACTTCACTTCCGATGCCATTAATGGTCATCTTGACGTTTGTCTACTGAAGAGCAATGCCGACGGTGGACCACCAATGAAGAAGCTATGTTCTGAAGCGTCGCCAAAGATTGCTAGTGGAGAGCACCACTCGGTTGTCTCTGCTTCCTATGGAGTATTCTCCATGTTCCACGGCAACAAGGAGAAAATGTCTCATCAAAATGACACCAGCGCGTCATGCCCCAACAAACAAGCTGATGGCAGCGCAGTCAACAAGGGAGTTAAACGTAGCTTTCCGGTCCAGATCCAAACTGCACCCAGATATTCCGGGCCGCAAAAAGAGAATGACGGACAGACAATAAACGCAACACCTAATTTGAGTCTACGGACGTTGTTAACGTCAAATAAACCTCTGGCGGAGATCCTGAGGCCGAAGACGATGGAGGATTACTTTGGTCAGAGTAAAGTTGTCGGAGAGCAAACCATCCTGCGGTCCCTGTTGGACTGCCAAGAAATACCCTCTCTCATCCTCTGGGGACCACCAGGATGTGGCAAG ACCACTCTAGCTCACATTATcgccaacaacagcaaaaagaaGGGCACTGCTCGCTTCGTGCAGCTTTCCGCCACCAGCGCGTCCACTGCCGATGTACGTGAGGTCATCAAGCAGTCGCAGAACGAACTGCGGCTGTTCAAACGCAGGACCATTCTATTCATCGACGAAATCCACCGCTTCAACAAATCCCAACAG GACACATTCCTTCCTCACGTCGAGTGCGGAACAGTCACTCTGATTGGTGCCACCACGGAGAATCCGTCCTTCCAGGTGAACGCCGCTCTGCTGAGCCGCTGCAGAGTAATCGTCCTTGAGAAGCTCTCGGTCGAGGCGATGGGCTCGATCCTGCACCGGGCGGTGGCGGCGCTGGGGATCACCGTACTGGAACAGGATCAGGCCAATCCCGAATGGCCAGACCACCAAGCGGACTCAAATGA GCCAAAAGTTTACATTGAACAAAAGGCTCTGGACACAATCACCTACCTGTGTGACGGTGACGCTCGGACCGGGCTCAACAGTCTACAGCTGGCCGTTCAGGCTCAGATCAGCTTGACCCGGCTCGGAGTGACAGGACCAGGCGGGTCCACTCAGGAAATCCTTGTGACGGAAGAACACATCAAGGAGGGCCTCCAGAGGTCTCATATTCTCTACGACAAAGCCG GCGAAGAGCATTTCAACTGCATCTCAGCATTGCACAAGTCCATGAGAGGCTCCCATGAGAACGCTGCCCTCTACTGGCTGGGCCGCATGCTGGAAGGCGGCGAGGACCCGCTCTATGTGGCTCGCAGGCTGGTCCGCTTTGCCAGCGAGGAC GTATGGCAGATCCCTTCGCGCTCCCTCAGGCCGTGTCCACTTTCCAGGCCTGTCACTTCATCGGGATGCCAGAATGTGAG GTGA
- the wnt3a gene encoding protein Wnt-3a — protein sequence MIFVGCFLLLLCGLTRVMASYPIWWSLAVRHQYSSLGTQPILCSSIPGLVPKQLGFCRNYLEIMPNVAEGVKIGIQECQHQFRGRRWNCTTIKDNLAIFGPVLDKATRESAFVHAIASAGVAFAVTRACADGSATICGCDTRYKGPPGDGWKWGGCSENVDFGGMVSREFADARENRRTDARSAMNLHNNEAGRTALYDNIFLKCKCHGLSGSCEVKTCWWSQPDFRVIGDYMKDKYDSASEMVVEKHKESRGWVETLRPRYNYFKPPTEHDLVYYESSPNFCDPNAETGSFGTRDRVCNLTSHGIDGCDLLCCGRGHNTRTERRKEKCHCIFHWCCYVSCQECIRVYDVHTCK from the exons atgatATTCGTTGGATGTTTCCTCTTGTTGCTCTGCGGGCTCACGCGTGTCATGGCAAGTTATCCCATCTGGTG GTCGCTAGCGGTGCGCCACCAGTACTCGTCGTTGGGCACGCAACCCATCCTCTGCAGCAGCATTCCAGGCCTGGTGCCCAAGCAGCTGGGCTTCTGCCGCAACTACTTGGAAATCATGCCCAACGTGGCGGAAGGGGTGAAGATTGGCATCCAGGAGTGCCAACACCAGTTCAGAGGGCGGCGCTGGAACTGCACCACCATCAAAGATAATCTGGCCATTTTTGGACCGGTGTTGGATAAGG CCACTCGAGAGTCAGCGTTCGTCCACGCCATCGCCTCGGCCGGAGTGGCCTTTGCGGTCACCCGGGCCTGCGCCGATGGCTCCGCCACCATCTGCGGCTGCGACACGCGTTACAAGGGCCCCCCCGGTGACGGCTGGAAGTGGGGCGGTTGCAGCGAAAACGTGGACTTTGGCGGCATGGTGTCCCGAGAGTTTGCCGATGCGAGGGAGAATCGCAGAACCGATGCCCGCTCGGCCATGAATCTCCATAACAACGAGGCCGGCCGGACG GCTCTCTACGACAACATTTTCCTAAAGTGCAAGTGCCACGGGCTGTCGGGCAGCTGCGAGGTCAAGACCTGCTGGTGGTCTCAGCCGGACTTCAGGGTCATCGGCGACTACATGAAGGACAAATACGACAGTGCCTCGGAGATGGTGGTGGAGAAGCACAAGGAGTCACGCGGCTGGGTGGAGACCCTCAGACCCAGGTACAACTACTTCAAGCCCCCCACCGAGCACGACCTGGTCTACTACGAGAGCTCGCCCAATTTCTGCGACCCCAACGCCGAGACGGGCTCGTTCGGCACCCGCGACCGCGTTTGTAATCTGACATCGCACGGTATAGACGGCTGCGACCTGCTGTGCTGCGGCCGCGGCCACAACACCCGGACGGAGAGGCGCAAAGAGAAGTGCCACTGCATTTTCCATTGGTGCTGCTACGTCAGCTGCCAGGAGTGCATCAGGGTCTACGATGTGCACACCTGCAAATAG